A genomic segment from Acidimicrobiales bacterium encodes:
- the galU gene encoding UTP--glucose-1-phosphate uridylyltransferase GalU, with the protein MQTPRRVTTAVIPAAGLGTRFLPATKAQPKEMLPVVDKPAIQYVVEEAVRAGIDDILIITGRGKRSLEDHFDRNFELEYLLGKKGKHDQRDELVDIAELADIHYVRQGEPLGLGHAISVARKHVGDNPFAVLLGDEWMRADVGLLEGMIATYDRYQQSVIALKEVSDEEISRYGCARPEPVSDGLVRILDVIEKPDPATAPSNLAVMGRYILTPEIFEALGRITPGSGGELQLTDAIALLLERQAVYGYTFTEGRYDTGQVLDYLKVIVELASERDDLGPEFRSFLSDFVHQRDM; encoded by the coding sequence GTGCAGACCCCTCGGCGCGTCACCACCGCGGTCATCCCCGCAGCAGGCCTCGGCACCCGGTTCCTGCCGGCCACCAAGGCCCAGCCCAAGGAGATGCTGCCGGTGGTGGACAAGCCGGCCATCCAGTACGTGGTCGAGGAGGCGGTGCGGGCCGGCATCGACGACATCCTCATCATCACCGGGCGGGGCAAGCGCAGCCTCGAGGATCACTTCGACCGCAACTTCGAGCTCGAGTACCTGCTGGGCAAGAAGGGCAAGCACGACCAGCGCGACGAGCTGGTCGACATCGCCGAGCTGGCCGACATCCACTACGTCCGCCAGGGCGAGCCCCTGGGCCTGGGCCACGCCATCTCGGTGGCCCGCAAGCACGTGGGCGACAACCCGTTCGCGGTGCTGCTGGGCGACGAGTGGATGCGGGCCGACGTGGGGCTGCTGGAGGGGATGATCGCCACCTATGACCGCTACCAGCAGTCGGTGATCGCACTGAAGGAGGTCTCGGACGAGGAGATCTCCCGCTACGGGTGCGCCCGGCCCGAGCCGGTGTCCGACGGGCTGGTCCGCATCCTGGACGTGATCGAGAAGCCCGATCCGGCGACGGCGCCGTCGAACCTGGCGGTGATGGGGCGCTACATCCTGACGCCGGAGATCTTCGAAGCGCTGGGCCGCATCACCCCGGGCTCGGGTGGCGAGTTGCAGCTGACCGACGCCATCGCCCTGCTGCTGGAGCGCCAGGCCGTCTACGGCTACACCTTCACCGAGGGCCGCTACGACACCGGGCAGGTGCTCGACTACCTGAAGGTCATCGTCGAGCTGGCCAGCGAGCGCGACGACCTGGGGCCCGAGTTCCGGTCGTTCCTGTCCGACTTCGTGCACCAGCGCGACATGTAG
- the glp gene encoding gephyrin-like molybdotransferase Glp, protein MRPLSEVRGLVLERCRPRSAREVELRLAQGCVLAEDVVADADLPGFASSGMDGFAVRAADVASATEDLPVVLEVIDTVSAGRASERVVGGRQAIRIMTGAPVPKGADAIVPVEVTRHSSGARGDGETVAVLAPSSAGLHVRSAGDDVVAGTTVMRAGTVLTPPLVGVLASVGRATACVHPRPRVGVISTGDELVEPVRGLEVGQIRDSNRPMLLAAVAAAGATSVDLGWVRDDVDAVAAALRSAATRCDLILTSGGVSMGEADVVKLVLGRMADPLWVQVAIKPAKPFALATVEGVPLLGLPGNPVSSLVSFELLARPALRRLGGHATLDRVRLEVRAGTALGRRADGKDHYVRVTFDRAADGALVVVPVAAQGSHQLVATAAAQGLAVVPDGAGVAEGGAVEVIVLDPVAALGARGPGAP, encoded by the coding sequence GTGCGACCGCTGTCGGAGGTGCGGGGCCTGGTCCTGGAGCGGTGCCGGCCCCGGTCGGCCCGGGAGGTCGAGCTGCGCCTGGCCCAGGGTTGCGTGCTGGCCGAGGACGTGGTGGCCGACGCCGACCTGCCCGGCTTCGCCAGCTCGGGGATGGACGGCTTCGCGGTGCGGGCCGCCGACGTGGCCAGCGCCACCGAGGACCTGCCGGTGGTGCTGGAGGTCATCGACACGGTGTCGGCCGGCCGGGCCTCGGAGCGGGTGGTGGGCGGGCGCCAGGCCATCCGGATCATGACCGGGGCGCCGGTGCCGAAGGGCGCCGATGCCATCGTGCCGGTCGAGGTGACCCGCCACTCCAGCGGGGCCCGGGGCGACGGGGAGACGGTCGCCGTCCTGGCTCCCTCGTCGGCGGGCCTGCACGTCCGCTCGGCCGGTGACGACGTGGTGGCGGGCACGACCGTGATGCGGGCCGGGACGGTCCTGACCCCGCCGCTGGTGGGGGTGCTGGCCTCCGTCGGGCGGGCCACCGCCTGCGTCCACCCCCGGCCCCGGGTGGGCGTCATCTCCACCGGCGACGAGCTGGTCGAGCCCGTGCGCGGCCTGGAGGTGGGCCAGATCCGCGACTCCAACCGACCGATGCTCCTGGCCGCGGTGGCCGCCGCCGGGGCCACGTCGGTCGACCTGGGCTGGGTGCGCGACGACGTCGACGCCGTGGCCGCCGCCCTGCGCTCGGCCGCCACCCGCTGCGACCTGATCCTCACCTCGGGCGGGGTGAGCATGGGCGAGGCCGACGTGGTGAAGCTGGTGCTGGGGCGCATGGCCGACCCGCTGTGGGTGCAGGTGGCCATCAAGCCGGCCAAGCCCTTCGCCCTGGCCACGGTGGAGGGGGTGCCGCTGTTGGGCCTGCCCGGCAACCCGGTGTCGTCGCTGGTGTCGTTCGAGCTGCTGGCCCGCCCGGCCCTCCGGCGCCTGGGCGGCCATGCCACCCTGGACCGGGTTCGGCTCGAGGTCCGGGCCGGGACCGCCCTGGGGCGCCGGGCCGACGGCAAGGACCACTACGTGCGGGTCACCTTCGACCGGGCCGCCGACGGGGCGCTGGTGGTGGTGCCGGTGGCCGCTCAGGGCAGCCACCAGCTGGTGGCCACCGCCGCGGCCCAGGGCCTGGCGGTGGTGCCGGACGGGGCCGGGGTGGCCGAGGGGGGTGCGGTCGAGGTGATCGTCCTCGACCCGGTGGCCGCCCTGGGCGCAAGGGGGCCGGGCGCCCCCTAG
- the moaA gene encoding GTP 3',8-cyclase MoaA: protein MSRPLVDGHGRVHRDLRISVTDRCNLRCTYCMPEEGMQWQPRDELLTFEEIERLARVLVERCGVDGIRLTGGEPTLRAHLPVLVERLAALGTDLSMTTNATTLDRTAADLRAAGLRRVNISLDTLQRDRFVELTRRDDLHRVHAGIDAALAAGLAPVKLNVVAMRGVNDDEIVDLAAFGRDKGLSVRFIEFMPLDASGEWDRGAVVPAAEIVAAIDTVFPVEAVPRGSAPASLWRYRDGAGDVGVIPSVTEPFCGDCDRIRLTADGGLRTCLFATEETDLRALLRGGAADDDIAAVVAAAVGEKGPGHLIGQPTFIRPRRSMSQIGG from the coding sequence GTGTCCCGCCCGCTCGTCGACGGCCACGGGCGCGTCCATCGCGACCTGCGGATCTCGGTCACCGACCGCTGCAACCTGCGCTGCACGTACTGCATGCCCGAGGAGGGGATGCAGTGGCAGCCCCGGGACGAGCTGCTGACCTTCGAGGAGATCGAGCGCCTGGCCCGGGTCCTGGTCGAGCGGTGCGGGGTCGACGGCATCCGCCTCACCGGTGGGGAGCCGACGCTGCGGGCCCACCTGCCGGTCCTGGTCGAGCGGCTGGCCGCCCTGGGCACGGACCTGAGCATGACCACCAACGCCACCACCCTCGACCGGACGGCCGCCGACCTGCGGGCCGCCGGGCTGCGGCGGGTCAACATCTCGCTGGACACGCTGCAGCGGGACCGGTTCGTGGAGCTCACCCGGCGCGACGACCTGCACCGGGTGCACGCCGGCATCGACGCCGCCCTGGCCGCCGGCCTGGCCCCGGTGAAGCTCAACGTGGTGGCCATGCGGGGCGTCAACGACGACGAGATCGTCGACCTGGCCGCCTTCGGCCGGGACAAGGGCCTGTCGGTCCGGTTCATCGAGTTCATGCCCCTCGACGCCTCGGGCGAGTGGGACCGCGGCGCGGTGGTGCCGGCGGCGGAGATCGTGGCCGCCATCGACACGGTGTTCCCGGTCGAGGCCGTGCCCCGGGGGTCGGCTCCGGCGTCGCTGTGGCGCTACCGGGACGGGGCCGGCGACGTGGGTGTCATCCCCAGCGTCACCGAGCCGTTCTGCGGGGACTGCGACCGCATCCGCCTCACCGCCGACGGGGGTCTGCGGACCTGCCTGTTCGCCACCGAGGAGACCGACCTGCGGGCCCTGCTGCGGGGCGGGGCCGCCGACGATGACATCGCCGCCGTGGTGGCCGCCGCGGTGGGCGAGAAGGGCCCCGGGCACCTGATCGGCCAGCCCACCTTCATCCGGCCCCGCCGCTCGATGTCGCAGATCGGCGGCTAG
- a CDS encoding methyltransferase domain-containing protein: protein MLSEDSKRDRGRVNEAVRGVARRSERLRDLYTRSKAARVAFRSPGDHGLSFDDLVPSAAFRMAYNVILQREPDPHGTETLLPAVEAGALSYPELVETLWGSEEFMTHRRFWRLGPSLHSSRCEFIRTLPQGRRILDLGGTHQHRDEGALVAMGYPYDFDELIIVDLPVDDRHEIYQARGSLTEVPTERGPVRYQYHSMADLSRYESGSFDLVYSGQTFEHVTEADGDAVLEQALRVLRPGGHMAIDTPNGRVTRLQQEEFIDPDHEVEYDEPTLTTKIQRAGFEVVTVQGLNHLGAGAADDTFSMAEVAHRSGIYAAAADCYLLAYICRKPA, encoded by the coding sequence ATGCTGAGCGAGGACAGCAAGCGGGACCGGGGCCGGGTCAACGAGGCGGTGCGGGGCGTGGCCCGGCGGAGCGAGCGGCTCCGCGATCTCTACACCCGGTCCAAGGCGGCCCGCGTCGCCTTCCGGTCCCCGGGCGACCACGGCCTGTCCTTCGACGACCTGGTGCCCTCGGCCGCCTTCCGCATGGCCTACAACGTGATCCTCCAGCGGGAGCCCGACCCTCATGGCACCGAGACGCTGCTGCCGGCGGTGGAGGCCGGCGCCCTGAGCTACCCGGAGCTGGTGGAGACGCTGTGGGGCTCGGAGGAGTTCATGACCCACCGCCGGTTCTGGCGCCTGGGCCCGTCGCTGCACTCCAGTCGGTGCGAGTTCATCCGGACCCTGCCCCAGGGCCGGCGGATCCTCGACCTGGGGGGCACGCACCAGCACCGCGACGAGGGGGCGCTGGTGGCCATGGGCTACCCGTACGACTTCGACGAGCTGATCATCGTGGACCTGCCGGTGGACGACCGCCACGAGATCTACCAGGCCCGGGGGTCGCTCACCGAGGTGCCGACCGAGCGGGGCCCGGTGCGGTACCAGTACCACTCCATGGCCGACCTGAGCCGGTACGAGTCGGGGTCGTTCGACCTCGTGTACTCGGGCCAGACCTTCGAGCACGTCACCGAGGCCGACGGCGACGCGGTGCTGGAGCAGGCGCTGCGGGTGCTGCGGCCCGGCGGGCACATGGCCATCGACACGCCGAACGGCCGGGTGACCCGCCTCCAGCAGGAGGAGTTCATCGACCCCGACCACGAGGTCGAGTACGACGAGCCGACCCTCACGACCAAGATCCAGCGGGCCGGGTTCGAGGTCGTCACCGTCCAGGGGCTGAACCACCTGGGCGCCGGCGCCGCGGACGACACGTTCTCCATGGCCGAGGTGGCGCACCGCTCCGGCATCTACGCGGCGGCGGCCGACTGCTACCTGCTGGCCTACATCTGCCGGAAGCCCGCCTGA
- a CDS encoding CAP domain-containing protein yields the protein MALVATVLALLTSACLSTGQTTVLNEMNADRSSNRLRTLPTHPELDAKAQAWAEKLARDNRLSHSRVQSGAPSCWRSLGENVGYGRSVSSIEDAYMASAGHRANILDSRWDYVGVGHATRGGRVFTVQVFMQGCR from the coding sequence TTGGCGCTCGTCGCCACGGTGCTGGCCCTCCTCACCAGCGCGTGCCTGTCCACCGGCCAGACCACGGTCCTCAACGAGATGAACGCCGACCGGTCCAGCAACCGCCTGCGCACGCTCCCCACCCACCCCGAGCTCGACGCCAAGGCCCAGGCCTGGGCCGAGAAGCTGGCCCGGGACAACCGGCTCTCGCACTCCCGGGTCCAGTCCGGCGCCCCGAGCTGCTGGCGGTCCCTGGGCGAGAACGTGGGCTACGGCCGCAGCGTCAGCTCCATCGAGGACGCCTACATGGCATCCGCCGGCCACCGGGCCAACATCCTCGACAGCCGCTGGGACTACGTGGGCGTCGGCCACGCCACCCGGGGCGGGCGGGTGTTCACCGTCCAGGTGTTCATGCAGGGCTGCCGCTAG
- a CDS encoding DUF5615 family PIN-like protein, which yields MKLLLDQNLSRRLVDQLAPTLPCSAHVVHLGLDTASDEEIWTYAGQHDFVIVSKDSDFRQLAFLHGPPPKAIWLRVGNTSTAEIFNLLRSSTEPVIHFAQSADEALLVLPNIDG from the coding sequence GTGAAGCTCCTCCTCGACCAGAACCTCTCTCGGCGCCTGGTCGACCAGCTCGCACCGACCTTGCCGTGCAGCGCCCACGTCGTCCACCTCGGCCTCGACACCGCATCCGACGAAGAGATCTGGACCTACGCCGGCCAGCACGACTTCGTGATCGTCTCCAAGGACTCAGACTTTCGCCAGCTCGCCTTCCTCCATGGCCCCCCACCCAAGGCCATCTGGCTCCGCGTCGGCAACACCTCAACCGCTGAGATCTTTAACCTCCTCCGATCAAGCACCGAGCCCGTCATCCACTTCGCCCAGTCGGCTGACGAAGCCCTTTTGGTCCTTCCGAACATTGATGGTTGA
- a CDS encoding DUF433 domain-containing protein, which produces MDLSELIDVRPGVRSGKPCFVGTRIAVYDVLDYLASGMIHEEIVADFPELTEAHIRAALEFAAARERRLATPA; this is translated from the coding sequence ATGGACCTGTCGGAGCTGATCGACGTGCGCCCCGGGGTGCGAAGTGGCAAGCCGTGCTTCGTCGGGACCCGGATCGCGGTCTACGACGTCCTGGACTACCTGGCGAGCGGGATGATCCACGAGGAGATCGTGGCCGACTTCCCCGAGCTGACCGAGGCCCACATCCGTGCCGCCCTGGAGTTCGCGGCCGCCCGCGAGCGCCGCCTCGCCACCCCTGCGTGA
- a CDS encoding RidA family protein, producing the protein MPVITLNPPGLPTPDVYCQVAVATGSRTVYLAGQVARTADGEPVGPGDLAAQTAQAFTNVHTALAAVDATFDDVAKFTVYVVDWSSEKMDQLGEGFLQAAGELGITAVRPITLIGVAALGEPDLLIEVEAVAVLP; encoded by the coding sequence ATGCCTGTCATCACCTTGAATCCCCCTGGCCTGCCCACCCCGGACGTCTACTGCCAGGTCGCCGTGGCCACCGGGAGCCGCACCGTCTACCTGGCCGGCCAGGTGGCCCGCACCGCCGACGGCGAACCGGTGGGCCCCGGTGACCTGGCCGCCCAGACCGCTCAGGCCTTCACCAACGTGCACACGGCCCTGGCCGCGGTAGACGCCACCTTCGATGATGTCGCCAAGTTCACCGTCTACGTCGTCGACTGGTCGTCCGAGAAGATGGACCAGCTCGGCGAGGGCTTCCTCCAGGCCGCCGGCGAGCTGGGCATCACCGCCGTGCGCCCCATCACTCTCATCGGCGTCGCCGCCCTGGGCGAGCCCGACCTCCTGATCGAGGTCGAGGCGGTGGCCGTCCTTCCCTAA